From Domibacillus sp. DTU_2020_1001157_1_SI_ALB_TIR_016, a single genomic window includes:
- the ylqF gene encoding ribosome biogenesis GTPase YlqF, with the protein MTIQWFPGHMAKARRQVTEKLKLVDIIFELVDARLPLSSRNPMIDEILNQKPRLVILNKEDMADPVMTKEWIAYFKEKGIEAVSVNSQAGSGLDKIVKAAESILKEKWDRMRARGMKPRAIRAMIVGIPNVGKSTLINRIAKKNIAKTGNMPGVTKAQQWIKTAKNLELLDTPGILWPKFEDPEIGYKLALTGAIKDAILNLQDVAIWGLRFLESEYPSRLQERYGYRELPEDMAVVFEQIGERRGCLSTGGGIDYDKVTDVIIRDVRTTQFGRLTFDIPPQKA; encoded by the coding sequence TTGACAATACAATGGTTTCCAGGCCATATGGCCAAAGCAAGACGGCAGGTAACAGAGAAATTAAAACTCGTTGATATCATTTTTGAATTGGTGGATGCGCGCCTGCCTTTGTCTTCGCGCAATCCGATGATCGATGAGATTTTAAACCAGAAGCCGCGGCTTGTCATCTTAAACAAAGAGGATATGGCAGATCCGGTTATGACAAAAGAGTGGATTGCTTACTTCAAAGAAAAAGGCATTGAAGCCGTTTCGGTGAATTCGCAGGCGGGCAGCGGACTCGACAAAATTGTAAAAGCAGCTGAGAGCATTTTAAAAGAAAAATGGGATCGAATGCGCGCACGGGGAATGAAGCCGCGGGCAATAAGAGCGATGATTGTTGGTATTCCAAATGTCGGCAAGTCAACACTCATTAACCGGATTGCAAAAAAAAATATTGCCAAAACCGGTAATATGCCAGGCGTAACAAAAGCACAGCAGTGGATTAAAACGGCTAAAAACCTGGAGCTTTTGGATACGCCGGGTATTTTATGGCCAAAGTTCGAAGACCCGGAAATCGGCTACAAATTGGCCTTGACGGGTGCCATAAAAGACGCGATCTTGAATTTGCAGGATGTGGCGATCTGGGGGCTTCGTTTTTTAGAGAGCGAGTATCCGTCGCGGCTTCAAGAGCGCTATGGCTACAGAGAACTTCCGGAAGACATGGCGGTTGTTTTTGAACAAATTGGTGAACGGCGCGGCTGCCTGTCTACAGGAGGCGGCATTGATTACGACAAGGTAACGGATGTAATTATTCGTGATGTGCGTACAACGCAGTTTGGCCGCCTTACGTTTGATATTCCGCCACAAAAAGCGTGA
- the rpsP gene encoding 30S ribosomal protein S16 codes for MAVKIRLKRMGAKKSPFYRIVVADARAPRDGRSIETIGTYNPVAQPAEVKINEELALKWLQDGAKPSDTVRNLFSKEGILEKFHNAKYSK; via the coding sequence ATGGCAGTAAAAATTCGTTTAAAACGTATGGGTGCAAAAAAATCCCCATTCTATCGTATCGTAGTAGCTGACGCCCGCGCGCCGCGTGATGGCCGTTCAATCGAAACAATCGGAACATACAATCCGGTTGCTCAGCCAGCAGAAGTAAAAATCAATGAAGAGCTTGCGCTTAAATGGCTTCAAGATGGTGCAAAACCATCTGATACTGTTCGCAATCTTTTCTCAAAAGAAGGCATTTTGGAAAAATTCCACAATGCTAAATACAGCAAGTAA
- the rimM gene encoding ribosome maturation factor RimM (Essential for efficient processing of 16S rRNA) — MSKWFNVGKIVNTHGLRGEVRVMSQTDFPEKRFKKGSELAVFKKGDKEGIPVTVAAHRTHKNFDLLTFEGRPSIEDVEAFKGTILKVHETHLGELDDGEFYLHEIVGCQVETMSGDTVGKVTEVLSPGANDVWVVKGEGKTFYIPYINDVVKSIDKEKKLILIDPMEGLLE; from the coding sequence ATGAGCAAGTGGTTTAATGTGGGGAAAATCGTCAATACACATGGTTTGCGGGGAGAAGTCCGCGTCATGTCACAAACAGATTTTCCAGAGAAGCGATTTAAGAAAGGCAGTGAGCTCGCGGTTTTTAAAAAAGGGGATAAAGAAGGCATCCCGGTTACAGTCGCTGCACATCGCACCCATAAAAATTTTGATTTGCTGACTTTCGAAGGGCGTCCCTCCATTGAGGATGTAGAGGCCTTCAAGGGAACGATATTAAAAGTACATGAAACCCACCTTGGCGAGCTGGATGACGGAGAATTTTACCTTCATGAAATCGTCGGCTGTCAGGTGGAAACGATGTCAGGCGATACAGTTGGCAAAGTAACTGAAGTGCTGTCACCGGGTGCAAACGATGTGTGGGTCGTAAAAGGCGAGGGCAAGACATTTTATATCCCTTACATTAATGATGTAGTGAAATCGATCGACAAAGAGAAAAAGCTGATCTTAATCGATCCGATGGAAGGACTGCTTGAATGA
- the lepB gene encoding signal peptidase I: MAKGKNEFWEWTKALLIAVGLAALIRYFIFAPIVVDGLSMMPTLESGDRMIVNKLGDPDRFDIVVFHAPEQKDYIKRVIGLPGDTIEYKNDVLYVNGKAIEEPYLDEYKSEVTDGPLTPDFTLAEITGQETVPEGEIFVMGDNRRFSKDSRHIGTVKIDEIVGETRLVYWPFDQIHLVE; this comes from the coding sequence ATGGCTAAAGGAAAAAATGAATTTTGGGAATGGACGAAAGCGCTGCTGATCGCGGTCGGGCTTGCTGCCCTGATCCGGTATTTTATATTTGCGCCGATTGTGGTCGACGGTCTTTCGATGATGCCGACACTTGAAAGCGGGGATCGGATGATTGTGAATAAACTTGGTGATCCGGACCGTTTCGACATTGTCGTATTTCATGCGCCCGAACAGAAAGATTACATAAAACGAGTCATAGGTCTTCCGGGAGACACCATTGAGTATAAAAATGACGTTTTATACGTGAATGGGAAAGCTATAGAAGAACCGTATTTGGATGAATATAAGAGCGAAGTAACCGACGGTCCATTGACCCCTGACTTTACGTTAGCTGAAATTACCGGCCAGGAAACCGTGCCGGAAGGCGAGATTTTTGTGATGGGCGACAATCGCCGTTTCAGTAAAGACAGCCGCCATATCGGTACTGTTAAAATTGATGAGATTGTCGGTGAAACCAGACTTGTTTACTGGCCGTTTGACCAAATTCATCTTGTAGAATAA
- the rplS gene encoding 50S ribosomal protein L19, with protein sequence MNQLIQELTQEQLRTDLPAFRPGDTVRVHVKVIEGTRERIQVFEGVVIKRRGGGVSETFTVRKISYGVGVERAFPLHTPKIAQIEVMRRGKVRRAKLYYLRNLRGKAARIKEIR encoded by the coding sequence ATGAACCAATTGATTCAAGAATTGACACAAGAGCAGCTTCGTACTGATCTTCCAGCTTTCCGTCCGGGAGACACAGTTCGTGTACACGTTAAAGTTATCGAGGGTACACGTGAGCGTATTCAGGTATTTGAAGGCGTTGTAATCAAGCGTCGCGGCGGCGGCGTAAGCGAAACATTCACAGTCCGCAAGATTTCTTACGGCGTGGGCGTTGAGCGTGCATTCCCGCTTCACACACCAAAAATCGCACAAATCGAAGTTATGCGTCGTGGTAAAGTTCGTCGTGCGAAATTGTACTACTTGCGTAACCTACGCGGTAAAGCAGCGCGTATTAAAGAAATTCGATAA
- a CDS encoding YlqD family protein produces the protein MHILQTVSVVQVVTESLKQSRMNAYEQQKRRLERETAQLLFEKKKAERGGSKRAEAAGRYQMEIDQRHEKLEMVEFQISQLKGLPLGTELKERDIQSIVEVKPGDRFYGKTGGTIVVKDSVIVEIRTEE, from the coding sequence ATGCATATTTTACAAACCGTATCAGTCGTTCAAGTGGTGACAGAGTCACTAAAACAAAGCCGTATGAATGCATACGAGCAGCAAAAACGCCGGTTAGAGCGGGAAACAGCCCAGCTGCTGTTTGAAAAGAAAAAAGCGGAGCGCGGCGGCTCCAAGCGGGCGGAAGCGGCGGGCCGTTATCAAATGGAAATTGACCAGCGTCATGAAAAGCTGGAAATGGTTGAATTTCAAATCAGCCAGTTAAAAGGGCTGCCTCTTGGGACAGAATTAAAAGAACGGGATATCCAATCCATTGTGGAAGTTAAGCCCGGAGACCGCTTCTATGGAAAAACCGGCGGCACGATTGTTGTAAAAGATAGCGTCATTGTAGAAATTCGCACCGAGGAGTGA
- the ffh gene encoding signal recognition particle protein has product MAFEGLAERLQGTMQKIRGKGKVSESDVKEMMREVRLALLEADVNFKVVKEFVKKVSERSVGQEVMKSLTPGQQVIKVVKEELTTLMGGEESRIGTAKRPPTVIMMVGLQGAGKTTTTGKLANLLRKKYNRKPLLVAADVYRPAAIKQLETLGKQLSMPVFSLGDQESPVEIARQAIQKAKDDHLDYVLIDTAGRLHIDEELMDELKQIKELSSPEEIFLVVDSMTGQDAVNVAESFDEQLGITGVVLTKLDGDTRGGAALSIRSVTGKPIKFVGMGEKLDALEQFHPERMASRILGMGDVLSLIEKAQTNVDEAKAKELEQKMRTMSFTFDDFLDQLGQVRSMGPLDEILKMLPGANKMKGLNNIQVDEKQIGRVEAIIRSMTAAEKKQPEIINSGRRKRIARGSGTTIQEVNRLLKQFEDMKKMMKQMSSMQQKGKKKGGLPKLPFM; this is encoded by the coding sequence CAGAAAATCCGCGGCAAAGGAAAAGTATCCGAATCCGATGTAAAAGAAATGATGCGAGAAGTTCGACTGGCTCTTTTAGAAGCGGATGTTAACTTTAAAGTCGTCAAAGAATTCGTGAAAAAAGTCAGTGAGCGTTCCGTCGGCCAAGAAGTGATGAAAAGCTTAACGCCGGGACAGCAGGTTATTAAGGTGGTAAAAGAAGAATTAACCACATTAATGGGCGGGGAAGAAAGCCGTATTGGCACAGCAAAGCGCCCGCCGACCGTGATTATGATGGTAGGGCTACAGGGTGCCGGGAAAACAACGACAACCGGTAAGCTTGCCAACCTGCTTCGCAAAAAATACAACCGCAAGCCGCTTCTTGTAGCAGCCGATGTATACCGCCCGGCGGCTATTAAACAGCTTGAAACGCTCGGCAAACAGCTTAGTATGCCGGTTTTCTCGCTCGGTGACCAGGAAAGTCCGGTTGAAATCGCCAGACAGGCCATTCAAAAAGCGAAAGACGACCATTTGGATTATGTACTCATTGATACAGCCGGCCGCCTTCACATTGACGAAGAATTAATGGACGAGCTGAAACAAATCAAAGAGCTGTCTTCTCCGGAAGAAATTTTTCTAGTGGTCGACTCTATGACCGGACAGGATGCTGTGAATGTCGCTGAAAGCTTTGATGAGCAGCTCGGCATTACAGGTGTTGTCCTTACCAAGCTTGATGGCGATACAAGAGGCGGGGCGGCACTGTCTATCCGTTCTGTTACCGGAAAACCGATTAAGTTTGTCGGGATGGGTGAAAAGCTTGATGCACTTGAGCAGTTTCATCCGGAACGCATGGCATCCCGTATTCTTGGCATGGGTGATGTGCTGTCTCTTATCGAGAAAGCTCAAACGAACGTGGATGAAGCAAAAGCAAAAGAGCTTGAGCAAAAAATGCGGACCATGTCGTTTACTTTCGATGACTTTTTAGATCAGCTTGGACAAGTGCGTTCAATGGGACCGCTTGACGAAATTTTAAAAATGCTGCCAGGCGCGAACAAAATGAAAGGCTTAAACAACATACAGGTGGATGAAAAACAAATCGGCCGTGTGGAAGCCATTATCCGTTCGATGACTGCAGCTGAAAAAAAGCAGCCAGAAATCATTAATTCCGGCCGCCGCAAGCGTATCGCCCGCGGATCAGGCACAACGATCCAGGAAGTAAACCGCCTGTTAAAACAGTTTGAAGACATGAAGAAAATGATGAAACAAATGTCTTCTATGCAGCAAAAAGGAAAGAAAAAAGGCGGTCTGCCAAAGCTTCCTTTTATGTAA
- a CDS encoding ribonuclease HII, with protein sequence MCKETITQIKQQLAAVSSLEDKQLARWEKDERRGVQAAVKACRRRLQKKKDEQERLKQMMAYERAAMKRGMQSIAGIDEAGRGPLAGPVVAAACILPDGFLPEGLNDSKKIKESIRDELYALIIEKAAVGVGIVSAEEIDRINIYEAAKKAMMLAVESLPKQPDHLLVDAMTLPAAISQEAIIKGDAKSASIAAASIIAKVTRDRLMKEYAAQFPGYGFEKNMGYGTKEHIEGLKQFGVTPQHRKTFAPVKDMHTL encoded by the coding sequence ATGTGCAAGGAAACGATTACCCAAATTAAACAGCAGCTCGCAGCTGTCAGCAGCTTAGAAGACAAACAGCTGGCCCGGTGGGAGAAAGATGAAAGAAGGGGCGTACAGGCAGCTGTGAAAGCGTGCAGGCGCCGTCTTCAAAAGAAAAAGGATGAACAGGAGCGCCTGAAGCAAATGATGGCGTATGAGCGGGCAGCAATGAAGCGGGGGATGCAAAGCATTGCCGGCATTGATGAAGCGGGCAGAGGGCCCCTTGCAGGCCCTGTAGTAGCTGCTGCATGTATTCTGCCGGATGGTTTTTTGCCAGAAGGATTAAATGACTCTAAAAAAATAAAAGAATCCATCCGTGATGAACTATATGCGCTGATAATAGAAAAAGCGGCAGTCGGCGTCGGTATTGTCAGCGCAGAAGAAATTGACCGAATCAATATTTACGAAGCTGCTAAAAAAGCGATGATGCTTGCAGTAGAATCACTTCCAAAGCAGCCGGATCACCTGCTTGTCGATGCGATGACGCTGCCGGCTGCCATCAGCCAGGAGGCTATTATAAAAGGGGACGCTAAAAGTGCGTCTATTGCCGCAGCGTCTATTATTGCCAAGGTAACTCGTGACCGGCTCATGAAAGAATATGCAGCCCAATTTCCCGGCTATGGATTTGAAAAGAATATGGGATATGGCACGAAAGAGCATATTGAAGGATTAAAGCAATTTGGCGTAACGCCGCAGCACCGCAAAACATTTGCGCCTGTAAAAGATATGCACACACTATAA
- the trmD gene encoding tRNA (guanosine(37)-N1)-methyltransferase TrmD: protein MKIDVLTLFPEMFEGVFSSSIMKKASEKNKASFRAVNFRDFAEGKHKVVDDYPYGGGAGMVLKPQPLFDAVEALKGEAEAAPRIILMCPQGERYTQKKAEELSKEQHLIFLCGHYEGYDERVRNHLVTDEISIGDYVLTGGELGAMVIADSVVRLLPGVLGNEQSAVLDSFSSGMLEHPHYTRPADFRGMKVPDVLLSGNHKHIEEWRAEQSLKRTWERRPDLLDLMNLTDQEKEKIKRWESEK, encoded by the coding sequence ATGAAGATCGATGTGCTGACACTATTTCCGGAAATGTTCGAGGGCGTTTTTTCTTCATCCATTATGAAAAAAGCATCCGAAAAAAATAAAGCGTCTTTTCGGGCGGTTAACTTTCGGGATTTTGCGGAAGGAAAGCATAAAGTGGTCGATGATTATCCGTACGGCGGCGGTGCGGGAATGGTGCTTAAGCCACAGCCTCTTTTTGACGCGGTAGAAGCGTTAAAGGGGGAAGCGGAGGCAGCTCCGCGCATTATTTTAATGTGCCCGCAGGGAGAGCGTTATACGCAAAAAAAAGCAGAAGAGCTTTCAAAAGAACAGCATTTGATTTTTTTATGCGGTCATTATGAAGGCTATGATGAACGGGTCCGCAATCACCTTGTAACCGACGAAATTTCGATCGGTGATTACGTGCTGACTGGCGGTGAACTGGGGGCAATGGTCATAGCGGACAGCGTGGTCCGTCTGCTGCCGGGCGTGCTTGGAAATGAACAGTCTGCCGTACTGGATTCATTTTCGTCCGGTATGCTTGAGCACCCCCATTACACACGTCCAGCCGACTTTAGAGGCATGAAGGTGCCGGATGTCCTTCTATCGGGCAATCATAAGCATATTGAAGAGTGGCGTGCAGAGCAGTCGCTTAAGCGCACGTGGGAACGGCGGCCTGATTTGCTGGATTTAATGAATTTAACCGATCAGGAAAAAGAAAAAATTAAGCGATGGGAATCCGAAAAATAA